The Sorangiineae bacterium MSr11367 genome window below encodes:
- a CDS encoding phosphotransferase: MLAPDPTAMAALDALLARLGLVKVGVQPMAAGASTRQYVRVLLAGDRSAVGMFFPQGVQTDEIQQPLNPRRWPFLEVGDLLRERGVRVPEVLGDATDDGWLLLEDLGDDTLANYLLRHPEKKDALYTKAVRDLAAAQDRLATAPEGSIVASRAFDEALIRGELEHFREWGLEARGYHLARTDREAFEGISDRFARRVASFPRGFTHRDYQSRNLMVRAHATNGAGTPDLVWIDFQDALRGPRVYDLVTLLNDSYQDFDRTFIEARLDDYAQACRLSTEERSELDIQFDRVTVLRKLKNAGRFVFIDRVNDNPTFLKFLPSTYARIRASLARLAPHDEDMRALEAILDRVMKP; this comes from the coding sequence ATGCTTGCGCCCGACCCCACGGCCATGGCGGCCCTCGACGCACTCCTTGCCCGGCTCGGCCTGGTAAAGGTGGGCGTCCAGCCGATGGCGGCCGGGGCCTCGACGCGCCAATACGTCCGCGTGCTGCTCGCCGGGGATCGCTCGGCCGTCGGCATGTTTTTTCCGCAGGGCGTCCAGACCGACGAGATCCAGCAGCCGCTGAACCCGCGCCGCTGGCCCTTTCTCGAGGTGGGCGATCTGCTCCGCGAGCGCGGGGTGCGCGTTCCCGAGGTGCTCGGCGACGCGACCGACGACGGCTGGCTTCTGCTCGAGGACCTGGGCGACGATACGCTGGCCAACTACCTCCTGCGCCACCCCGAAAAGAAAGATGCGCTGTACACGAAAGCCGTCCGCGATCTGGCGGCCGCGCAGGATCGGCTCGCGACCGCGCCGGAGGGATCCATCGTGGCGTCCCGCGCCTTCGACGAGGCGCTGATCCGCGGGGAGCTCGAACATTTTCGCGAGTGGGGTCTCGAGGCGCGCGGTTACCATCTTGCGCGCACGGACCGCGAGGCCTTCGAAGGGATCTCCGACCGGTTCGCTCGCCGCGTCGCCAGCTTTCCGCGCGGCTTCACGCACCGCGATTACCAGTCGCGCAACCTGATGGTACGTGCTCACGCGACCAACGGCGCGGGCACGCCCGACCTGGTGTGGATCGATTTCCAGGATGCCCTACGCGGCCCGCGCGTCTACGACCTGGTCACCCTTCTCAACGACAGCTACCAAGACTTCGACCGCACTTTCATCGAGGCGCGCCTGGACGATTATGCCCAGGCCTGTCGTCTCTCCACCGAGGAGCGCTCCGAGCTCGACATTCAATTCGATCGCGTCACGGTGCTGCGCAAACTGAAAAATGCGGGCCGATTCGTGTTCATCGATCGCGTGAACGACAACCCCACGTTCTTGAAGTTCCTTCCGTCGACGTACGCCCGCATACGGGCTTCACTTGCACGCCTCGCCCCACACGACGAAGACATGCGAGCACTCGAGGCCATCCTCGACCGCGTCATGAAGCCCTAG
- a CDS encoding STAS domain-containing protein, with amino-acid sequence MATSTPEAENPKCTVGTLRFEWDQERGLFLCEGIPCVAMWVETTMASFMAGIHKMVGTERFQLALYGAGEEVVENEWNLFFKTAPSFEEGMRRIGVGANVVGLGHWELTFLDREKKEARFRVRNSWEALYQRALGVCWGTSSLAGRFAGFASILFGTNCWAEQTKFLASGDEADEFVVRPSTRTIAGQLDQLISADKATRADLDAALERLKLEVHERTQAEERLKQEIHDRIQAEQMLLDKLEIIRRQEDSIRAMSTPILQLWEGILALPVIGLVDSRRANQMLESLLEAIVRTQARFTILDLTGVDEMDTAAADHLLKVVRAAALLGTRCVVSGISPHMAQTIVGLELDLAELTSFSTLEAALRYALRTEERKGRPGVV; translated from the coding sequence ATGGCTACGAGTACGCCGGAAGCCGAAAATCCGAAATGTACCGTAGGGACTTTGCGGTTCGAGTGGGATCAAGAGCGCGGCCTGTTCCTGTGTGAGGGTATCCCCTGCGTGGCCATGTGGGTCGAGACCACGATGGCCAGCTTCATGGCGGGCATCCACAAGATGGTGGGCACCGAGCGCTTTCAGCTCGCGCTCTACGGCGCCGGCGAGGAAGTCGTCGAGAACGAGTGGAACCTCTTCTTCAAGACGGCGCCGAGCTTCGAAGAGGGCATGCGCCGCATCGGCGTGGGCGCCAACGTCGTGGGCCTCGGCCACTGGGAGCTCACGTTTCTCGATCGCGAAAAGAAGGAAGCGCGCTTCCGCGTGCGCAACAGTTGGGAGGCGCTCTACCAGCGCGCGCTCGGCGTCTGCTGGGGAACGAGTTCACTGGCGGGGCGCTTCGCGGGCTTTGCGAGCATCCTCTTCGGGACGAATTGCTGGGCGGAGCAGACGAAATTTCTCGCCAGCGGCGACGAGGCGGACGAATTCGTGGTGCGCCCGTCGACGCGCACCATCGCCGGGCAGCTCGATCAGCTCATCTCCGCGGACAAGGCCACGCGCGCCGATCTCGATGCCGCGCTCGAGCGGCTGAAACTCGAGGTGCACGAGCGCACGCAGGCCGAGGAACGCCTCAAACAAGAGATCCACGATCGCATTCAGGCCGAGCAGATGTTGCTCGACAAGCTGGAGATCATCCGCCGGCAGGAAGACTCCATCCGTGCGATGTCGACGCCCATCCTGCAGCTTTGGGAGGGCATTCTCGCCTTGCCGGTCATCGGCCTGGTGGACAGCCGGCGTGCGAATCAAATGCTGGAAAGCCTGCTCGAGGCCATCGTGCGGACGCAGGCGCGGTTCACCATTTTGGATCTGACCGGCGTCGACGAGATGGATACGGCCGCCGCGGATCATTTGCTCAAGGTCGTACGGGCCGCGGCGCTGCTCGGCACGCGGTGTGTCGTTTCGGGGATTTCGCCGCACATGGCGCAGACCATCGTGGGGCTGGAGCTCGATCTGGCCGAACTCACCTCGTTCAGCACGCTGGAAGCGGCGCTTCGGTATGCCTTGCGCACCGAAGAACGGAAGGGCAGGCCAGGCGTAGTATAG
- a CDS encoding class I SAM-dependent methyltransferase: MASHFGLSVTSATAADTTKGSSVDKGLRTWLDLLVTWNAKHDLTAARSEGELLDLMLADAFALSEHLPQRARLVDIGSGAGAPGLALALIRPDLAVTLVEPLAKRISFLRTVIGAIGRLDVKLHHGKAGELAGTTWDVALSRATFAPPEWLAVGRTLIEPGGSVWVLLAREEAPALEGMTLAEDFAYEWPNQQRARRAVRYVAA, translated from the coding sequence ATGGCCTCCCATTTCGGGCTTTCCGTCACGTCGGCGACGGCGGCAGACACGACCAAGGGATCTAGCGTCGACAAGGGGCTTCGCACGTGGCTCGACCTTCTCGTCACCTGGAACGCGAAACACGATCTGACAGCGGCGCGCTCGGAGGGTGAGCTGCTCGATTTGATGCTGGCCGATGCATTTGCGTTGTCGGAACATCTTCCCCAACGAGCGCGGCTGGTCGATATCGGGTCGGGCGCGGGGGCGCCGGGGCTGGCTCTGGCGCTGATTCGGCCGGATCTTGCGGTGACCTTGGTGGAACCGCTCGCCAAGCGCATCAGCTTCCTGCGGACGGTGATTGGCGCGATCGGGCGCCTCGATGTGAAGCTCCACCACGGGAAAGCGGGTGAGCTCGCTGGAACGACGTGGGACGTGGCGCTGTCGCGCGCCACGTTCGCGCCGCCGGAGTGGCTCGCGGTGGGGCGCACCTTGATCGAGCCGGGCGGCTCGGTGTGGGTGCTGCTCGCGCGCGAGGAAGCTCCTGCCCTCGAGGGGATGACGCTCGCGGAGGACTTCGCGTACGAGTGGCCGAACCAGCAGCGCGCCCGGCGCGCCGTGCGCTACGTCGCCGCCTAA
- a CDS encoding ABC-F family ATP-binding cassette domain-containing protein, which produces MPILSARGLNKAYGARPLLTDATFTLKRGEKAALLGPNGTGKSTLLRVLAGLEPEDSGVVDRRREASMLYLPQEPVLDGERNAREIVAEKLGPWSSEHEVDEFLDRLGVLYRDRPVATLSGGERRRVALARLFVARPDLALLDEPTNHLDAETIAWLEGYLRDVFRGSVLMVTHDRYVLDAVATRIFELDAGRLTEYTKRDDHLGAYADFLEQRSERDAQEERVERNRQNLLRREIEWLRRGPKARSTKQKARIDRANAKIAEPGLVQRAKVDLVGLEEGAAQLGGTILDLDRVTVELAGRTLVRNLTLNVVRGERIGVVGPNGAGKTSLLRVVQGELEPVHGTVKRGTQTRIALFDQARAMLQDDWSVLDNVAEREGAERTGAGMVTIGDRTMDMRTYLELFMFDGQSSRRKVSALSGGERARVALALSLKSGANMLLLDEPTNDLDIVTLSAVEELLESWPGCAIVVSHDRWFLDRVATSILAFEGDGKVTLYGGNWSAYRERIAAIRAEEREKASPSPATSAKTGTGMGTGEGTGTGTKKLTYAERLELEKIMDVIMAAEEKVSTLEAKLADGSLWAKAPDEARETQAQLDAARADVERLTARWEDLESRRPA; this is translated from the coding sequence ATGCCCATTCTTTCGGCCCGTGGACTCAACAAAGCCTACGGCGCGCGCCCGCTCCTCACGGACGCGACCTTCACGCTAAAACGAGGTGAAAAGGCGGCTTTGCTCGGGCCCAACGGCACGGGGAAGTCGACCTTGCTGCGGGTGCTCGCCGGGCTCGAACCGGAGGATTCCGGCGTGGTCGACCGGCGGCGCGAGGCGTCCATGTTGTACCTGCCGCAGGAGCCGGTGCTCGATGGCGAGCGCAACGCCCGCGAAATCGTGGCGGAAAAGCTGGGCCCGTGGAGTAGCGAGCACGAGGTGGACGAGTTTCTCGACCGACTCGGGGTGCTCTACCGCGATCGGCCCGTGGCCACGTTGAGCGGTGGCGAGAGGCGCCGGGTGGCGCTGGCGCGTCTTTTCGTCGCGCGGCCCGATCTGGCGCTGCTCGACGAGCCGACGAACCACCTGGATGCCGAGACCATCGCGTGGCTCGAGGGGTATCTGCGCGACGTGTTTCGTGGTTCGGTGCTCATGGTGACGCACGATCGCTACGTGCTCGATGCCGTGGCGACACGCATCTTCGAGCTCGATGCGGGGCGGCTCACCGAGTACACGAAGCGCGACGATCACCTGGGGGCGTACGCGGACTTTCTCGAGCAGCGCTCGGAGCGCGATGCGCAGGAGGAGCGCGTCGAGCGAAACCGGCAGAACCTGCTGCGGCGCGAGATCGAGTGGCTGCGGCGCGGGCCGAAGGCGCGCAGCACGAAGCAAAAGGCGCGCATCGATCGGGCGAACGCGAAGATCGCCGAGCCGGGCTTGGTGCAGCGCGCGAAGGTGGATCTCGTGGGCCTCGAAGAGGGCGCGGCGCAGTTGGGCGGGACGATCCTCGATTTGGATCGGGTGACCGTGGAGTTGGCCGGCCGCACCCTGGTGCGCAACCTGACCTTGAACGTGGTGCGCGGCGAGCGCATCGGCGTGGTCGGGCCGAACGGTGCGGGAAAAACGAGTTTGCTCCGCGTGGTGCAAGGCGAACTCGAGCCGGTGCACGGTACGGTGAAGCGCGGGACGCAGACGCGGATTGCGCTGTTCGATCAGGCGCGGGCGATGCTGCAGGACGATTGGAGCGTGCTGGACAACGTCGCCGAACGCGAGGGCGCGGAGCGCACGGGTGCGGGCATGGTGACCATCGGCGATCGCACGATGGACATGCGCACGTACCTGGAGCTTTTCATGTTCGATGGGCAGTCGTCGCGTCGCAAAGTGTCGGCGCTGTCCGGCGGCGAGCGCGCGCGGGTGGCGTTGGCGCTGTCGTTGAAATCGGGCGCCAACATGTTGCTCTTGGACGAGCCGACCAACGATCTGGACATCGTGACCTTGTCGGCGGTCGAGGAGTTGCTCGAGTCGTGGCCGGGGTGCGCGATCGTGGTGTCGCACGATCGCTGGTTCCTCGATCGGGTGGCCACGTCGATCCTCGCTTTCGAAGGTGACGGCAAGGTGACGTTGTACGGCGGCAATTGGTCGGCCTACCGGGAGCGGATTGCGGCGATTCGGGCGGAGGAGCGGGAGAAGGCGAGCCCGAGCCCGGCGACGAGTGCGAAGACGGGCACGGGCATGGGCACGGGCGAGGGCACGGGCACGGGCACGAAAAAGCTCACGTATGCCGAGAGGCTCGAGCTGGAGAAAATCATGGACGTCATCATGGCGGCCGAAGAGAAGGTCTCTACGCTCGAGGCAAAGCTCGCGGACGGTTCGCTCTGGGCCAAGGCCCCGGACGAGGCGCGCGAGACGCAGGCCCAGCTCGATGCCGCGCGCGCCGACGTGGAACGGCTCACCGCGCGCTGGGAGGACCTGGAAAGCCGCAGGCCTGCCTGA